The Paenibacillus sp. RUD330 genome has a segment encoding these proteins:
- a CDS encoding TVP38/TMEM64 family protein gives MISDLLDYMTEENLHRLLGEYRSYGPLPGILLTFLKSFVPPLPTILIVGVNAAVYGLWPGFLYSWIGLVAGCMATFLLVRTAAGHRIARRWAAKPKVKASMDWIRRNGFSYVFVLSLFPVGPFVLVNMAAAVSRMSVLRFLAAVAAGKAVMALAVSFVGHDIARFYRDPLQLVYVVLFIVLSWYACKKIEARFMRKEPAPDGAQAAGGN, from the coding sequence ATGATATCCGACCTGCTTGACTATATGACGGAAGAAAATCTGCATCGGCTGCTCGGAGAATACCGTTCCTACGGACCGCTCCCAGGCATCCTGCTGACCTTCCTCAAATCGTTCGTGCCGCCGCTTCCGACGATTCTGATCGTCGGCGTCAACGCCGCCGTATACGGTTTGTGGCCCGGCTTCTTATACTCGTGGATCGGCCTGGTGGCCGGCTGCATGGCTACGTTCCTGCTGGTGCGCACGGCGGCCGGCCACCGCATCGCCCGCCGCTGGGCGGCGAAGCCCAAGGTGAAGGCCAGCATGGACTGGATTCGCCGCAACGGCTTCAGCTATGTGTTCGTGCTGAGCCTGTTCCCGGTCGGTCCGTTCGTGCTCGTGAACATGGCCGCAGCCGTATCCCGCATGAGCGTGCTTCGTTTTCTGGCCGCCGTCGCCGCCGGCAAAGCGGTCATGGCGCTGGCCGTTTCCTTTGTCGGCCACGACATCGCCCGCTTTTACCGGGATCCTCTCCAGCTCGTCTACGTGGTCCTGTTCATCGTGCTCTCCTGGTATGCATGCAAGAAAATCGAAGCCCGCTTCATGCGCAAAGAGCCGGCTCCGGATGGAGCTCAAGCCGCAGGCGGAAATTAG
- a CDS encoding MDR family MFS transporter yields MAQASRSTGLIVAGLLLGILMASMDQTIVSTAMGTIVSELGGLDKFVWVTSAYMVAEMAGMPIFGKLSDMYGRKRFYIFGIIVFMAGSALCGTATSIEQLAIYRAIQGIGGGALVPIAFTIMFDAVPAGARGKLGGLFGAVFGLSSIFGPLLGAYITDHIHWEWVFYINLPLGLIALAFIAIFYKESPKHAKQVIDWGGAATLVGAVLCLMFALEFGGKTYAWDSIQISGLFAGFAVLTILFVVFELRAKEPIITFGMFRNREFLSSNLIGIFSGAAFVTASVYIPIFVQGVLGGRATNSGLVLLPMMVGSVVTATMGGFLMTKLKYRTLMMPTLAILVLGLVLLATIGEGTNIWTLRLFMILVGLGIGASFSVLSNAAIFSVPVSDRGTASATLNFLRSLGMALGITVFGIVQSHLFSGRMKDLLGGAAAAPGAAAGADAAGAGGTAGGAVAGAAGGAGLPEGLNFSDPRQLLDPEARKHIPQEILDSITSALSSSIVHTFAWAILPAAIALMFSFFMGSGRMDPQEVARQEQEHAAAMH; encoded by the coding sequence ATGGCGCAAGCCTCACGCAGCACGGGCCTCATCGTGGCCGGATTGCTGCTAGGCATTCTGATGGCTTCCATGGACCAGACGATCGTATCGACGGCTATGGGAACCATCGTCAGCGAGCTTGGAGGACTGGACAAATTCGTCTGGGTCACTTCGGCGTATATGGTAGCGGAAATGGCGGGCATGCCGATTTTCGGCAAGTTGTCCGATATGTACGGCCGCAAGAGATTCTATATTTTCGGCATCATCGTGTTCATGGCGGGCTCGGCGTTATGCGGCACCGCGACTTCCATCGAGCAGCTGGCCATTTACCGGGCCATCCAGGGCATCGGGGGCGGAGCGCTCGTGCCGATCGCCTTCACAATCATGTTCGATGCCGTGCCGGCAGGCGCGAGGGGCAAGCTGGGCGGCCTGTTCGGCGCCGTATTCGGCCTCTCCAGCATCTTCGGACCGCTGCTCGGAGCCTACATCACGGACCATATCCATTGGGAATGGGTATTCTACATCAATCTTCCGCTCGGCTTGATCGCGCTCGCCTTCATCGCGATCTTCTACAAGGAATCGCCCAAGCATGCCAAGCAGGTCATCGACTGGGGAGGCGCGGCAACGCTGGTCGGAGCGGTCCTCTGCCTGATGTTCGCCCTGGAATTCGGCGGGAAGACCTACGCTTGGGACTCCATTCAAATATCCGGGCTGTTCGCCGGATTTGCCGTGCTCACGATTCTGTTCGTCGTGTTCGAGCTGCGGGCCAAGGAGCCGATCATTACGTTCGGCATGTTCCGCAACCGTGAATTCCTCTCCAGCAATCTGATCGGCATCTTCAGCGGCGCCGCCTTCGTGACGGCATCCGTCTACATTCCGATCTTCGTGCAGGGCGTGCTGGGCGGAAGAGCGACCAACTCCGGCCTCGTGCTGCTGCCGATGATGGTCGGCTCGGTCGTGACGGCGACGATGGGCGGCTTCCTCATGACCAAGCTCAAGTACCGGACCCTCATGATGCCGACTCTTGCCATCCTCGTGCTCGGCCTCGTGCTGCTCGCGACGATCGGCGAGGGAACGAACATCTGGACGCTGAGGCTGTTCATGATTCTGGTCGGCCTGGGCATCGGCGCGTCGTTCTCGGTGCTCAGCAATGCGGCCATCTTCTCCGTGCCTGTCTCGGACCGCGGGACGGCCAGCGCGACGCTGAACTTCCTGCGCTCGCTCGGCATGGCGCTCGGCATCACGGTGTTCGGCATCGTCCAGAGCCATCTGTTCAGCGGCCGCATGAAAGATCTGCTGGGCGGAGCGGCTGCCGCTCCGGGAGCCGCAGCCGGCGCCGATGCCGCTGGAGCGGGCGGCACGGCGGGCGGAGCCGTCGCAGGGGCAGCGGGAGGAGCCGGCCTGCCGGAAGGTCTGAACTTCAGCGATCCGCGCCAGCTGCTGGACCCCGAAGCCCGCAAGCACATCCCGCAGGAGATTCTCGACTCCATCACCTCGGCGCTCAGCTCCTCCATCGTGCATACCTTCGCTTGGGCGATCCTGCCTGCGGCCATCGCTCTCATGTTCTCCTTCTTCATGGGCAGCGGCAGGATGGATCCGCAGGAGGTCGCACGCCAGGAGCAGGAGCATGCGGCTGCGATGCATTGA
- a CDS encoding MFS transporter, whose product MRGTAPIKAFNFLFFALLAMFVSFMPVYLSDQGLNPARIGLITGTGGFITLIAQPLWGMISDRMRTVQKVLLLLVACSSIIGYFLYDSSSFGMLLLLAMLMYFFLMPVDPLIESLNFRTAERLGTSYGSIRTYGALGYAVMSLAVGYVMSYLGAGSLSWLFAGAGLVSLLVALMLPDAEVSGKPVTVASLRVFLSNRRTQLFLLLIFISAVPQRINDTFLGVYIRELGGKPELVGQAWFLAAGSEIVVFALSFWWLRRGKEMLLISIAGFFYFIRFFLSAWITEPYGLVAIQLLQIVTFPIFYSAAIQYLYRIVPEEWRATGQTVLALLFFGVSGIVASYGGGWLYDRLGGQTLYLTISGLSLVGLLFGIGLYRASSREDAAQARS is encoded by the coding sequence ATGCGTGGAACGGCTCCGATCAAAGCATTTAATTTTCTCTTTTTCGCCCTGCTGGCCATGTTCGTCTCGTTCATGCCCGTCTACCTGAGCGATCAAGGACTGAATCCGGCCCGCATCGGCCTCATCACGGGAACGGGCGGCTTCATCACGCTCATCGCCCAGCCGCTCTGGGGCATGATCAGCGACCGGATGCGCACCGTGCAGAAGGTGCTGCTCCTGCTCGTGGCCTGCTCGTCCATCATCGGCTACTTCCTGTACGACTCCTCGAGCTTCGGCATGCTGCTGCTGCTCGCCATGCTCATGTACTTCTTCCTGATGCCGGTCGATCCGCTCATCGAGAGCCTGAACTTCCGGACGGCGGAGCGGCTGGGGACGAGCTACGGCTCCATCCGCACCTACGGAGCGCTCGGTTACGCCGTCATGTCGCTTGCGGTCGGCTACGTCATGTCTTATCTCGGAGCAGGCAGCCTGTCCTGGCTGTTCGCGGGCGCGGGCCTTGTCAGCCTGCTGGTCGCGCTCATGCTGCCAGATGCCGAAGTGTCGGGCAAGCCCGTCACGGTCGCCAGCCTGCGGGTGTTCCTCTCCAATCGGAGGACGCAGCTGTTCCTTTTGCTCATCTTCATCAGCGCCGTGCCGCAGCGGATCAACGACACCTTCCTCGGCGTCTACATCCGGGAGCTGGGCGGCAAGCCCGAGCTGGTCGGCCAAGCCTGGTTCCTGGCCGCCGGCAGCGAGATCGTCGTCTTCGCGCTGAGCTTCTGGTGGCTCCGCCGCGGCAAGGAAATGCTGCTCATTTCCATCGCCGGCTTCTTCTACTTCATCCGCTTCTTCCTGTCCGCGTGGATCACGGAGCCTTACGGCCTTGTTGCGATTCAGCTGCTTCAGATCGTCACCTTCCCGATCTTCTACTCGGCTGCGATCCAGTATCTGTACCGGATCGTTCCGGAGGAATGGCGCGCGACGGGGCAGACGGTGCTTGCTCTGCTCTTCTTCGGCGTATCGGGCATCGTCGCTTCGTACGGAGGAGGGTGGCTGTATGACCGCCTTGGCGGCCAAACGCTGTACCTGACGATATCCGGCTTGTCCTTGGTCGGCCTGCTGTTCGGAATCGGGCTGTACCGGGCTTCCTCGCGTGAGGATGCGGCTCAAGCCCGGTCGTAA
- a CDS encoding manganese-dependent inorganic pyrophosphatase — protein MEKVLVFGHKNPDTDTICSAIAYADLKNQLGWNAEAIRLGTVSGETQYALDQFGVGAPRLVEAVAAEAKQVILVDHNERQQSASDIDEVTVIEVIDHHRIANFETKAPLYYRAEPVGCTATILLKIFKENGLSPRKEIAGLMLSAIISDSLLFKSPTCTEQDVAAARELAEIAGVDADSYGLSMLKAGADLSDKTVADLISLDSKEFSMGAAKVEIAQVNAVDLNDVLSRQAEVEAALDAIIASKGLDLFVFVTTDIINNDSVAIALGKHTAAFEEAFGVKLDDNKATLKGIVSRKSQVVPVLTEILAKK, from the coding sequence ATGGAAAAAGTACTTGTTTTTGGCCATAAGAATCCCGATACGGATACCATTTGCTCCGCGATCGCTTACGCGGACCTGAAAAACCAGCTCGGCTGGAACGCCGAGGCGATCCGCCTCGGAACGGTGAGCGGAGAAACCCAATACGCTCTCGACCAGTTCGGCGTCGGCGCACCGCGCCTCGTCGAGGCTGTCGCAGCGGAGGCGAAGCAGGTTATTCTCGTCGACCACAACGAGCGCCAGCAGAGCGCGTCCGATATTGACGAAGTGACGGTCATCGAGGTCATCGACCATCACCGCATCGCGAACTTCGAGACGAAGGCGCCGCTGTACTACCGCGCCGAGCCGGTCGGATGCACGGCTACGATCCTGCTGAAGATCTTCAAGGAGAACGGCCTGTCGCCGCGCAAGGAAATCGCCGGCCTCATGCTGTCCGCCATCATCTCCGACTCCCTGCTGTTCAAGTCCCCGACCTGCACGGAGCAGGACGTCGCAGCGGCGCGCGAGCTCGCTGAGATCGCCGGCGTCGACGCCGACAGCTACGGCCTGAGCATGCTGAAGGCCGGAGCAGACCTCAGCGACAAGACGGTCGCCGACCTGATCAGCCTCGACTCCAAGGAATTCTCCATGGGCGCAGCCAAGGTGGAGATCGCTCAGGTCAACGCCGTTGACCTGAACGACGTGCTCTCCCGCCAGGCGGAAGTCGAAGCGGCATTGGACGCGATCATCGCTTCCAAAGGCTTGGATCTGTTCGTGTTCGTCACGACGGACATCATCAACAACGACTCCGTCGCGATCGCTCTAGGCAAGCACACGGCCGCCTTCGAGGAAGCGTTCGGCGTGAAGCTGGACGACAACAAGGCGACGCTGAAGGGCATCGTGTCCCGCAAATCGCAGGTCGTTCCGGTTCTGACGGAAATCCTGGCGAAGAAATAA
- the hflX gene encoding GTPase HflX encodes MTIAPKEQAILVGVHEQNNHQFAYSMEELRNLAEACNVETVTELTQKAERIHKTHYLGSGKIEELAALVEQFDQPTVICNNELSPSQIRNLEAELKTKVIDRTILILDIFAERAQTREAQLQVEVARLSYMLPRLVGLRESLGRQGGGGGSGLANRGAGETKLELDRRRIEERIHGLETELEKLVAQRQIQRQRRKKNEIPVVCLVGYTNAGKSTLLNAMVDTFHPDSGKGVLAKDMLFATLETSVRSIELPDRKSFLLTDTVGFVSGLPHHLIKAFRSTLEEVSEADLLVHVVDTSNPEYAQQIRVTEETLKELRADHIPMLYAYNKSDLAEVTYPRVEDSRVYLSAYRREGVDELVDSIRESIFTDYVETEIVVPYDKGSWVSFFNGNAHILETEYEEGGTRLKLECREADLNRFKSEVGETASGS; translated from the coding sequence ATGACCATAGCGCCAAAAGAACAAGCCATCCTCGTGGGCGTCCACGAGCAGAACAACCATCAATTCGCCTACTCCATGGAGGAGCTGCGCAATCTGGCGGAAGCCTGCAACGTCGAGACCGTCACGGAGCTGACGCAGAAGGCGGAGCGGATCCACAAGACCCATTATCTCGGCTCCGGAAAAATCGAGGAGCTCGCCGCGCTGGTGGAGCAGTTCGACCAGCCGACCGTCATCTGCAACAACGAGCTGTCCCCTTCCCAGATCCGCAACCTGGAAGCGGAGCTCAAAACCAAGGTCATCGACCGCACGATTCTCATTCTCGACATCTTTGCCGAGCGGGCACAGACGAGAGAAGCGCAGCTGCAGGTCGAAGTCGCCCGGCTGAGCTACATGCTGCCCCGTCTGGTCGGCCTCCGTGAATCGCTGGGCCGCCAGGGCGGAGGGGGCGGATCGGGCCTCGCCAACCGCGGCGCCGGAGAGACCAAGCTCGAGCTGGACCGCAGGCGGATCGAGGAGCGCATCCACGGGCTCGAGACCGAGCTGGAAAAGCTTGTCGCCCAGCGGCAGATCCAGCGGCAGCGCCGCAAGAAGAACGAAATCCCCGTCGTCTGCCTCGTCGGCTACACGAATGCGGGCAAATCGACGCTGCTCAACGCCATGGTCGACACCTTCCATCCGGACTCGGGCAAAGGCGTGCTGGCGAAGGATATGCTCTTCGCCACACTGGAGACGTCCGTGCGCAGCATCGAGCTGCCGGACCGCAAGTCGTTCCTGCTGACCGATACGGTCGGATTCGTCAGCGGGCTTCCCCATCATCTCATCAAGGCATTCCGCTCCACGCTGGAGGAAGTATCCGAAGCCGACCTGCTCGTGCATGTCGTCGATACGTCCAATCCCGAGTACGCACAGCAGATCCGGGTGACGGAAGAGACGCTGAAGGAGCTCCGCGCCGATCATATTCCGATGCTGTATGCCTACAACAAGTCTGATCTGGCGGAAGTCACTTATCCGCGCGTGGAGGACAGCCGCGTCTACCTGTCCGCTTACCGCCGCGAAGGCGTCGACGAGCTGGTCGACTCGATCCGCGAGAGCATTTTCACCGACTATGTCGAAACCGAGATTGTCGTGCCTTACGACAAGGGCAGCTGGGTCTCCTTCTTCAACGGCAACGCCCATATTCTCGAAACCGAATACGAGGAAGGCGGAACAAGGCTCAAGCTGGAATGCCGCGAGGCGGACTTGAACCGGTTCAAGAGCGAGGTCGGCGAGACCGCCAGCGGGTCCTGA
- a CDS encoding DUF4362 domain-containing protein, with translation MLACAGGCGAGQGEGGASPPSASSGTIAEPAADGVAVSRSLRFGQVNAAPYGSFAENGQIKAFDKAIRSATKIEGILDVAQPDYDVVVTEDGKRKEIHLWLDARSKRGMYAYVSDTGTGYTLTEASTRQVYDLIWGLKYGPDQAEANGDLVNAFGLARNRDQWETFIANVEAGVQDELQIVRYTFEGDPVFDNLSFDGTTIMHRYDSTHDAFGSPGKTVDFCRSIEGKKKDDGTEYVLSSCGEGSAEAGRFSLYLDQR, from the coding sequence ATGCTTGCATGCGCAGGCGGCTGCGGGGCTGGACAAGGGGAAGGCGGCGCATCGCCGCCTTCCGCCAGTTCCGGAACTATCGCGGAGCCGGCTGCCGACGGGGTCGCGGTGAGCCGCTCGCTCCGCTTCGGCCAAGTCAATGCGGCTCCTTACGGCAGCTTTGCGGAAAACGGGCAGATCAAAGCCTTCGACAAGGCGATCCGATCCGCCACGAAAATCGAAGGCATTCTCGACGTGGCCCAGCCGGATTACGACGTCGTGGTCACGGAAGACGGCAAGCGGAAGGAAATCCACCTATGGCTCGATGCCCGGTCGAAGCGAGGCATGTATGCGTATGTATCCGACACGGGGACGGGCTACACGCTGACGGAGGCATCGACCCGCCAAGTGTACGATCTGATCTGGGGGCTGAAGTACGGGCCGGATCAAGCGGAGGCCAACGGGGATCTGGTGAATGCCTTCGGCTTGGCGAGGAACCGGGATCAATGGGAGACATTTATCGCCAATGTGGAGGCTGGCGTCCAGGACGAGCTCCAGATTGTCCGCTATACGTTTGAAGGCGACCCTGTCTTCGATAATCTGTCCTTTGATGGAACTACGATCATGCACAGGTACGACAGTACGCATGACGCGTTCGGATCCCCTGGGAAGACGGTCGATTTTTGCCGATCGATCGAGGGGAAGAAGAAGGATGACGGGACGGAGTACGTTCTATCTTCCTGCGGAGAGGGCAGCGCCGAGGCAGGGAGGTTCAGCCTGTATCTGGACCAGCGGTGA
- a CDS encoding glycoside hydrolase family 30 beta sandwich domain-containing protein gives MAWKKKTASVVLAAALVAAGGSYAPQPAKAAGEQVEVWISTSDPNSEPAVGLSPSARLTRIGDKNFSGSAGSADYTITVNEGTTYQQMDGFGVSLTDSSAWLLNYKLDANKRAEVMEKLFGNTGIGLSVLRQPMGSSDFTWSAYTYADTAGDTALNSFSISRDQSYIIPMIKAAQAKNPGIKVFASPWSAPAWMKYSGTLNGGKLKAEYYGTYAEYFKKYIQAYQGQGIPIYAVTVQNEPLYEPTHYPSMGMNTQDEIGFIGDYLGPTLKNAGINTKIIAFDHNYLDWSFPNTVITSLKNAGKGGYVSGSAFHHYDSGDGSQMTSMHNAHPDKDVWFTEGGFGNWNDPQNGTSQGFDTMMNEFINITRNWSKSIILWNAALDQKDGPSLLGDNNSNKGMITIQNSDNNNSRPENTVTYKKQYYLLGHFSKFVVPGAYRISTNTGSEIKDVAFKNPDGSKVVVAYNSSASARNVKIQWGSQSFNVTIPAKSAMTYKWYGTAS, from the coding sequence ATGGCATGGAAGAAGAAAACCGCCTCTGTCGTGCTGGCCGCGGCGCTTGTCGCCGCAGGAGGCTCCTACGCCCCTCAGCCGGCCAAGGCCGCAGGCGAGCAGGTCGAAGTCTGGATCTCCACCTCCGACCCGAACTCCGAGCCGGCTGTCGGCCTCAGTCCGAGCGCCCGCCTGACGCGGATCGGCGACAAGAACTTCAGCGGCAGCGCGGGCAGCGCCGATTATACGATTACGGTCAACGAGGGCACGACCTACCAGCAGATGGACGGCTTCGGCGTATCCCTCACCGATTCCTCCGCCTGGCTGCTGAACTACAAGCTCGACGCGAACAAGCGGGCCGAGGTCATGGAGAAGCTGTTCGGCAATACGGGCATCGGCCTCAGCGTCCTGCGGCAGCCGATGGGCAGCTCGGACTTCACCTGGAGCGCTTATACGTATGCGGACACAGCGGGCGATACGGCCCTCAACAGCTTCAGCATCAGCCGCGACCAGTCCTACATCATTCCGATGATCAAGGCCGCCCAGGCCAAAAATCCCGGCATCAAAGTATTCGCTTCCCCCTGGAGCGCCCCGGCCTGGATGAAATACTCCGGGACGCTGAACGGCGGCAAGCTCAAGGCCGAATACTACGGCACCTATGCCGAATATTTCAAGAAATACATTCAAGCCTATCAGGGCCAAGGAATTCCGATCTACGCGGTCACCGTTCAGAACGAGCCGCTGTATGAGCCGACCCACTACCCCTCAATGGGGATGAACACCCAGGATGAGATCGGCTTCATCGGCGACTATCTCGGCCCGACGCTGAAAAACGCCGGCATCAACACGAAAATCATCGCCTTCGACCACAACTATCTGGATTGGAGCTTCCCGAATACCGTCATCACCAGCCTCAAGAATGCAGGCAAGGGCGGTTATGTGTCCGGCAGCGCCTTCCACCATTACGACAGCGGCGACGGCTCGCAGATGACCTCGATGCACAATGCCCATCCGGACAAGGATGTCTGGTTCACCGAGGGCGGCTTCGGCAACTGGAACGATCCGCAGAACGGCACGTCGCAGGGCTTCGATACGATGATGAACGAGTTCATCAACATCACGCGCAACTGGTCCAAGTCGATCATCCTCTGGAATGCGGCGCTTGACCAGAAGGACGGTCCTTCGCTGCTCGGCGACAACAACAGCAACAAAGGCATGATCACGATCCAGAACTCCGACAACAACAACAGCAGGCCGGAAAATACCGTCACGTACAAAAAGCAGTACTACCTGCTCGGGCACTTCAGCAAATTCGTCGTTCCCGGCGCGTACCGGATCTCGACGAACACGGGCAGCGAGATCAAGGACGTCGCCTTCAAAAACCCGGACGGCTCCAAAGTCGTCGTCGCCTACAACTCCTCGGCCTCTGCCCGCAACGTGAAGATCCAATGGGGCAGCCAGAGCTTCAACGTGACGATTCCGGCCAAATCCGCCATGACGTACAAGTGGTACGGCACGGCTTCCTGA
- a CDS encoding LacI family DNA-binding transcriptional regulator — MDVKIVDVAHRAGVSTATVSRVLNDSSGVTAKTKEKVLQAIKEMGYYPNAVAKNLRVQKTKTIAVIVQDINVSYFTEIIKGMENMAYVKHYKVLICDAENQPSKELEYLTLLMNRTVDAAILVAPAIPDSDILDIAGRGYAIGIVGRHIEHEGVPCIYTDNVKFSTEVVSHLVEMGHTNIAFLSGYAESIDSYERLEGYMKALKEHRLPFRPELIENGNFSEAGGYEAMERLLSRSGGFTAVYAANDEMALGIYKSCRERGIRIPEDLAVVGVDNNRISKYITPTLSTVNQPKYTMGALIVEKLIDSMNEDQFSDRRVFKVDSELLVRSSSSFQRNSS; from the coding sequence ATGGATGTGAAGATTGTCGATGTCGCCCATCGGGCCGGCGTCTCTACCGCCACCGTGTCCAGGGTGCTGAACGACAGCTCCGGCGTCACGGCCAAAACCAAAGAGAAAGTGCTTCAGGCGATCAAGGAGATGGGGTATTACCCCAACGCAGTCGCCAAAAACCTGCGCGTGCAGAAGACGAAGACCATCGCGGTCATCGTGCAGGACATCAACGTGTCCTATTTCACGGAGATTATTAAGGGCATGGAGAACATGGCTTACGTGAAGCATTACAAGGTGCTGATCTGCGATGCCGAGAACCAGCCGTCCAAGGAGCTGGAATACCTCACGCTCCTCATGAACCGCACCGTGGACGCCGCGATTCTGGTCGCTCCCGCGATCCCCGATTCCGACATCCTCGACATTGCCGGCAGAGGCTACGCCATCGGCATCGTCGGCCGCCACATCGAGCATGAAGGCGTGCCCTGCATCTATACCGACAACGTCAAATTCTCCACCGAGGTCGTGAGCCACCTCGTCGAGATGGGCCATACGAACATCGCCTTCCTCAGCGGTTATGCGGAATCGATCGACAGCTACGAGCGGCTCGAAGGATACATGAAGGCGCTCAAGGAGCATCGCCTTCCCTTCCGTCCCGAGCTGATCGAGAACGGAAACTTCAGCGAGGCGGGCGGCTACGAGGCGATGGAGCGGCTGCTGTCGCGCTCCGGCGGCTTCACCGCCGTCTATGCCGCCAACGACGAGATGGCGCTCGGCATCTACAAGAGCTGCAGGGAGCGCGGCATCCGCATCCCCGAGGACCTCGCTGTCGTAGGCGTCGACAACAACCGCATCAGCAAGTACATCACGCCGACGCTCAGCACGGTCAACCAGCCGAAGTACACGATGGGAGCCCTTATCGTCGAGAAGCTGATCGATTCTATGAACGAAGACCAGTTCAGCGACAGGCGCGTTTTCAAGGTCGATTCCGAGCTGCTCGTGCGGAGTTCATCCTCCTTCCAGCGGAACTCTTCATGA
- a CDS encoding LacI family DNA-binding transcriptional regulator: MKADSTISDVAKAARVSVATVSRVLNESGAVSAKTRLRVEEAIRELSFMPNASAKSLRALRTMTIGVIVSDILVSYYAEIIKGIENTANALHYKIIICDAQNQKEKESDYMTLVMNRTVDGIILITPKLTDAELAAYAEKGYAVGLIGRSIDHPLIPCVYTDNVGAAQEAVSHLTLQGHERLAFLSGFADATDSYERLEGYMKALRLAGLPFVPELIENGGFSENGGYDAFHRLMDKGHPFTAVFAANDEMALGIYRACSERGLSIPEDMAVIGVDNNRVSKYITPTLSTVDQPKYSMGALLAEKLIDQLGGNQYGDTRSFQVRSKLLVRQSSLFEAKRNRLQQPSSD; this comes from the coding sequence ATGAAAGCAGACAGCACGATCAGCGACGTGGCCAAGGCGGCCCGCGTATCGGTCGCGACGGTGTCCCGGGTGCTCAACGAAAGCGGGGCGGTAAGCGCCAAGACGAGATTGCGCGTCGAAGAGGCGATCCGGGAGCTGAGCTTCATGCCGAACGCTTCCGCCAAAAGCCTGCGGGCGCTGCGCACGATGACGATCGGGGTCATCGTCTCGGACATCCTGGTCTCTTACTACGCGGAAATCATCAAGGGAATCGAGAATACGGCCAATGCGCTGCACTACAAGATCATCATCTGCGACGCCCAGAACCAGAAGGAGAAGGAATCCGACTACATGACGCTCGTCATGAACCGGACGGTGGACGGCATCATTCTCATTACGCCCAAGCTGACGGATGCCGAGCTGGCAGCCTATGCGGAGAAAGGCTATGCGGTCGGGCTGATCGGCAGATCGATCGACCATCCGCTCATTCCTTGCGTGTACACCGACAATGTAGGAGCAGCCCAGGAGGCGGTCAGCCATCTGACGTTGCAGGGGCATGAACGGCTGGCGTTCCTGAGCGGATTCGCGGATGCGACCGACAGCTACGAGCGGCTGGAGGGGTATATGAAAGCGCTTCGGCTGGCGGGACTGCCGTTCGTGCCGGAGCTGATCGAGAACGGCGGCTTCAGCGAGAATGGCGGCTATGATGCGTTCCACCGCCTCATGGACAAAGGCCATCCGTTCACTGCGGTGTTTGCAGCCAACGACGAGATGGCGCTGGGCATCTATCGGGCCTGCTCCGAGAGAGGCCTGTCGATTCCGGAGGACATGGCGGTCATCGGCGTCGACAACAACCGGGTCAGCAAGTATATCACGCCGACGCTGAGCACGGTGGACCAGCCCAAGTACAGCATGGGCGCTCTGCTCGCCGAGAAGCTGATCGATCAGCTCGGCGGCAACCAGTACGGTGACACAAGATCGTTCCAGGTGAGATCCAAGCTGCTTGTCCGGCAATCCTCCCTTTTCGAGGCAAAAAGAAATCGATTACAGCAACCATCATCCGATTAA